The Frankiaceae bacterium genome contains a region encoding:
- a CDS encoding DUF6104 family protein, whose product MYFTDKGIEELAERRGDDQVTLAWLAERLRDFVDLNPEFETPVDRLATWLARLDDEE is encoded by the coding sequence ATGTACTTCACCGACAAGGGGATCGAGGAGCTGGCCGAACGCCGCGGCGACGACCAGGTCACGCTGGCCTGGCTCGCCGAGCGGCTTCGGGACTTCGTCGACCTCAACCCGGAGTTCGAGACGCCGGTCGACAGGCTCGCGACGTGGCTCGCGCGGCTCGACGACGAGGAATGA
- a CDS encoding nucleotide disphospho-sugar-binding domain-containing protein, which produces MRVAVVAGPDPGHAFPAIALGLALRRRGCAVVFVSGTQWESVPLEFIPIGATPAQPEDADFGWVLWERPKQLAPGIAESLREWRADLAVVDTLTVPGWFAADLAGVPRVELVPHGLQVPSKHLPPPGSGLAPGRGPLGWLRDSVMRRQHMRSYEIGMAACRASRESLGLPPEGPPIATLVATLPGLEPPRRDWPERTYVTGPMEWDPAANDLAEPPGEGPLVFLADSSAGGRPQTLLASAAEELRGLRVACTKFGEPVTGLPEGFVAGPGRQAPLLDRAAVVVCAGGHGMVAKALVRGLPLVVVPGPGDQRENALRVARLGAGLVAEPGGLRTAVDRVLGDPSYAAAARRLAATAEGLGPDHAAGRVLAAAGEDC; this is translated from the coding sequence GTGAGAGTGGCGGTGGTCGCGGGCCCTGACCCGGGGCACGCGTTCCCCGCGATCGCGCTGGGGCTCGCGCTGCGGCGGCGGGGCTGCGCGGTGGTGTTCGTCAGCGGGACGCAGTGGGAGTCGGTGCCGCTGGAGTTCATCCCGATCGGCGCGACGCCGGCGCAGCCGGAGGATGCCGACTTCGGCTGGGTGCTCTGGGAGCGGCCGAAGCAGCTCGCGCCCGGCATCGCGGAGTCGCTGCGCGAGTGGCGCGCGGACCTCGCCGTCGTGGACACGCTGACGGTGCCGGGGTGGTTCGCGGCGGACCTCGCCGGGGTGCCGAGGGTCGAGCTGGTGCCGCACGGCCTCCAGGTCCCCTCCAAGCACCTGCCGCCGCCGGGCAGCGGTCTCGCGCCTGGACGCGGGCCGCTGGGGTGGCTGCGGGACAGCGTCATGCGCAGGCAGCACATGAGGTCGTACGAGATCGGCATGGCCGCCTGCCGCGCCTCCCGCGAGTCGCTCGGCCTGCCACCGGAAGGGCCGCCGATCGCGACGCTCGTGGCGACGCTGCCGGGGCTGGAGCCGCCGCGACGCGACTGGCCGGAGCGGACGTACGTCACCGGGCCCATGGAGTGGGACCCCGCGGCGAACGACCTCGCGGAGCCGCCGGGGGAGGGGCCGTTGGTGTTCCTCGCGGACTCCTCCGCGGGCGGGCGGCCGCAGACGCTGCTCGCGAGCGCGGCCGAGGAGCTGCGCGGGCTGCGGGTGGCGTGCACGAAGTTCGGGGAGCCGGTGACCGGGCTGCCCGAGGGGTTCGTGGCGGGGCCCGGGCGGCAGGCGCCGCTGCTCGACCGCGCCGCTGTCGTCGTCTGCGCGGGCGGGCACGGCATGGTCGCGAAGGCGCTCGTGCGCGGCCTGCCGCTCGTGGTCGTGCCAGGCCCCGGCGACCAGAGGGAGAACGCCCTGCGCGTCGCCCGTCTCGGCGCGGGGCTGGTCGCGGAGCCGGGCGGGCTGCGTACGGCGGTCGATCGGGTGCTGGGCGACCCGTCGTACGCCGCCGCCGCGCGCCGCCTCGCCGCCACCGCCGAGGGGCTCGGGCCGGACCACGCGGCCGGGAGGGTCCTGGCGGCGGCTGGCGAAGACTGCTGA
- a CDS encoding multifunctional oxoglutarate decarboxylase/oxoglutarate dehydrogenase thiamine pyrophosphate-binding subunit/dihydrolipoyllysine-residue succinyltransferase subunit, which yields MSAQSDRLAEFGTNVWLVDEIYQQYLADPNSVDRAWWDFFADYSPGESPAADRTEPLPPTEATVVTEKAAGTVVEPKPVEAAPKPKAAPDGTPLKGAAARVVQNMEASLGVPTATSVRAVPAKLLEDNRTVVNRHLARNRGGKVSFTHLIGYAVVQACKAMPEMNNGYATDDKGKPVLVTPEHVNLGLAIDLQKEDGSRQLVVPSVKNAETMDFATFWAAYEDVVRRARNNKLTADDFAGTTISLTNPGTIGTVHSVPRLMQGQGAIVGVGAMEYPAEYQGAAPHTLAELAVSKVITLTSTYDHRIIQGAQSGDFLRTLANLLLGEEGFYEQVFYSLRIPYEPVRWVRDITTTREGQIEKPARVVELIHAYRVRGHLMADVDPLNYRSRSHADLDILNHGLTLWDLDREFPTGGFAGQQTMKLREVLGVLRDSYCRTTGIEYMHIQDPAQRQWIQERVERPHEQVDRDEQLRILERLNAAEAFENFLQTKYVGHKRFSLEGGESVIPLLDAVLGEAATAGLDEVSIGMPHRGRLNVLANIVGKSYGQIFREFDGDLDASTTQGSGDVKYHLGAEGTFKAQDGGSVAVSLASNPSHLEAVDPVLEGIVRAKQDRINKGEAGYTVLPVLLHGDAAFAGQGVVAETLNLSQLSGYRTGGTLHVVVNNQLGFTTAATAARSSVYCTDVARMIQAPIFHVNGDDPEAVVRVARLAFEFRQRFHKDVVIDMICYRRRGHSEVDEPSFTQPLMYDLIDAHRSTRKRYTEALIGRGDITVADAEEVLRNYQGHLEAVFVQTRDSESRPSVEPPMEPAEAGPLDTTTDDEVLKRVVDAQLSVPEGFTVHPRLLPQLQRRAQMLSDDAVDWALAEQFAFGALLLEGHPVRLAGQDSRRGTFGQRHAVVVDRNTGAEYVPLCHLGEQAPFWVYDSLLSEFAALGFEYGYAVERPDALVCWEAQFGDFVNGAQSIIDEFIAAGEAKWGQHSGLVLLLPHGYEGQGPDHSSARIERFLTLCAEDNITVSAPSTPANYFHLLRAQVKRPKRRPLVVFTPKSMLRNKAATSTAADFTTRGFQPVISDGTTGARRVLLTAGKVHYDLAAYKAKHSHDDVALLRVEQLYPLPMDAIRTALAETGAKDVVWVQEEPANQGAWPFMALNLTEALGDGQTLRRVSRKASASPASGSSKVHEVEQATLVETAFAE from the coding sequence ATGTCCGCCCAGTCCGACCGCCTCGCCGAGTTCGGCACCAACGTCTGGCTCGTCGACGAGATCTACCAGCAGTACCTCGCCGACCCCAACTCCGTCGACAGGGCGTGGTGGGACTTCTTCGCCGACTACTCGCCGGGCGAGTCGCCGGCGGCGGATCGTACGGAGCCGCTGCCGCCCACCGAGGCGACCGTCGTCACCGAGAAGGCGGCGGGCACCGTCGTCGAGCCGAAGCCGGTCGAGGCCGCGCCGAAGCCGAAGGCCGCCCCCGACGGCACGCCGCTGAAGGGCGCCGCCGCGCGCGTCGTGCAGAACATGGAGGCCTCGCTCGGCGTTCCCACGGCGACCAGCGTGCGCGCCGTTCCGGCGAAGCTGCTCGAGGACAACCGCACCGTCGTCAACCGCCACCTCGCCCGCAACCGCGGCGGCAAGGTGAGCTTCACGCACCTCATCGGCTACGCCGTCGTGCAGGCCTGCAAGGCCATGCCGGAGATGAACAACGGCTACGCCACCGACGACAAGGGCAAGCCGGTCCTCGTCACGCCGGAGCACGTCAACCTCGGCCTCGCCATCGACCTCCAGAAGGAGGACGGCTCGCGCCAGCTCGTCGTGCCGAGCGTCAAGAACGCCGAGACGATGGACTTCGCGACGTTCTGGGCGGCGTACGAGGACGTCGTCCGCAGGGCACGCAACAACAAGCTCACCGCCGACGACTTCGCCGGCACGACGATCTCGCTGACCAACCCCGGCACCATCGGCACCGTCCACTCCGTGCCGCGGCTCATGCAGGGCCAGGGCGCGATCGTCGGCGTCGGCGCGATGGAGTACCCCGCCGAGTACCAGGGCGCCGCGCCGCACACGCTCGCCGAGCTGGCCGTGAGCAAGGTCATCACGCTGACGAGCACGTACGACCACCGGATCATCCAGGGCGCGCAGAGCGGCGACTTCCTGCGCACGCTCGCCAACCTGCTGCTCGGCGAGGAGGGCTTCTACGAGCAGGTCTTCTACAGCCTGCGGATCCCGTACGAGCCCGTCCGCTGGGTGCGCGACATCACGACGACCCGCGAGGGCCAGATCGAGAAGCCGGCGCGCGTCGTCGAGCTGATCCACGCGTACCGCGTCCGCGGCCACCTCATGGCCGACGTCGACCCGCTCAACTACCGCTCCCGCAGCCACGCCGACCTCGACATCCTCAACCACGGCCTGACGTTGTGGGACCTCGACCGCGAGTTCCCGACGGGCGGCTTCGCGGGCCAGCAGACGATGAAGCTGCGCGAGGTCCTCGGCGTGCTGCGCGACTCGTACTGCCGCACCACAGGCATCGAGTACATGCACATCCAGGACCCCGCGCAGCGGCAGTGGATCCAGGAGCGCGTCGAGCGGCCGCACGAGCAGGTGGACCGCGACGAGCAGCTGCGCATCCTCGAACGCCTCAACGCCGCGGAGGCGTTCGAGAACTTCCTGCAGACCAAGTACGTCGGCCACAAGCGCTTCTCGCTCGAAGGCGGCGAGAGCGTCATCCCGCTGCTCGACGCGGTGCTCGGCGAGGCCGCGACGGCGGGGCTCGACGAGGTGTCCATCGGCATGCCGCACCGCGGCCGGCTCAACGTCCTCGCCAACATCGTCGGCAAGTCGTACGGCCAGATCTTCCGGGAGTTCGACGGCGACCTCGACGCCAGCACCACGCAGGGCTCGGGCGACGTGAAGTACCACCTCGGCGCGGAGGGGACGTTCAAGGCGCAGGACGGCGGCTCCGTCGCGGTCTCGCTCGCGTCCAACCCGTCGCACCTCGAGGCCGTCGACCCGGTGCTGGAGGGCATCGTGCGGGCCAAGCAGGACCGCATCAACAAGGGCGAGGCCGGCTACACCGTGCTGCCCGTGCTGCTGCACGGCGACGCGGCGTTCGCCGGCCAGGGCGTCGTCGCCGAGACGCTCAACCTCTCGCAGCTCTCGGGCTACCGCACCGGCGGCACGCTGCACGTCGTCGTCAACAACCAGCTCGGCTTCACGACCGCCGCGACGGCGGCGCGTTCGTCCGTCTACTGCACCGACGTCGCGCGGATGATCCAGGCGCCGATCTTCCACGTGAACGGCGACGACCCCGAGGCCGTCGTCAGGGTGGCGCGGCTGGCGTTCGAGTTCCGCCAGCGGTTCCACAAGGACGTCGTCATCGACATGATCTGCTACCGCCGCCGCGGCCACTCCGAGGTCGACGAGCCGTCGTTCACGCAGCCGCTGATGTACGACCTCATCGACGCGCACCGTTCGACGCGCAAGCGCTACACCGAGGCGCTGATCGGCCGCGGCGACATCACCGTGGCCGACGCCGAGGAGGTCCTGCGCAACTACCAGGGTCACCTCGAGGCGGTGTTCGTGCAGACCCGCGACAGCGAGTCGCGGCCCTCTGTCGAGCCGCCCATGGAGCCGGCCGAGGCGGGGCCGCTCGACACGACCACCGACGACGAGGTGCTCAAGCGGGTCGTCGACGCGCAGCTGTCGGTCCCCGAGGGCTTCACCGTCCACCCGCGCCTGCTGCCGCAGCTGCAGCGGCGCGCGCAGATGCTCTCCGACGACGCCGTCGACTGGGCGCTGGCGGAGCAGTTCGCGTTCGGCGCGCTGCTGCTCGAGGGGCACCCCGTCCGGCTCGCCGGGCAGGACTCGCGGCGCGGCACGTTCGGCCAGCGGCACGCCGTCGTCGTCGACCGCAACACCGGCGCCGAGTACGTCCCCCTCTGCCACCTCGGCGAGCAGGCACCGTTCTGGGTGTACGACTCGTTGCTGAGCGAGTTCGCGGCGCTCGGCTTCGAGTACGGCTACGCCGTCGAACGCCCCGACGCGCTCGTCTGCTGGGAGGCGCAGTTCGGCGACTTCGTCAACGGCGCGCAGTCGATCATCGACGAGTTCATCGCCGCCGGGGAGGCGAAGTGGGGCCAGCACAGCGGCCTCGTCCTCCTGCTCCCCCACGGCTACGAGGGCCAGGGCCCCGACCACTCGTCCGCGCGGATCGAGCGGTTCCTCACGCTCTGCGCCGAGGACAACATCACGGTGTCCGCGCCGAGCACGCCGGCCAACTACTTCCACCTGCTGCGCGCGCAGGTGAAGCGCCCGAAGCGCCGACCGCTCGTCGTCTTCACGCCGAAGTCGATGCTGCGCAACAAGGCCGCCACCTCCACCGCCGCCGACTTCACGACGCGCGGCTTCCAGCCGGTCATCTCCGACGGCACGACCGGCGCCCGCCGGGTCCTCCTCACCGCCGGCAAGGTGCACTACGACCTGGCGGCGTACAAGGCCAAGCACTCCCACGACGACGTCGCGCTGCTGCGCGTCGAGCAGCTCTACCCGCTGCCGATGGACGCGATCCGTACGGCGCTCGCGGAGACCGGCGCCAAGGACGTCGTGTGGGTGCAGGAGGAGCCCGCCAACCAGGGCGCGTGGCCGTTCATGGCGCTCAACCTCACCGAGGCGCTCGGCGACGGACAGACGCTGCGGCGGGTCTCGCGCAAGGCGTCGGCGTCCCCCGCGTCGGGGTCGTCGAAGGTCCACGAGGTCGAGCAGGCGACGCTGGTCGAGACGGCCTTCGCGGAGTAG
- a CDS encoding DUF2231 domain-containing protein, translated as MRKFSFKPALVVKGRKFKGLRGYAGKPFHPPLTDIPVAAYVFAAAFDVLSALQDSASLREAGTYVLVGGAVVSVLAMLTGWADWHRSSQVGTQARRTINAHAVLMIGAAVFVLVDIAVRLGADGAATGAMVLLSVAAASLTSVGATYGGSLVFDYGFNVETSGDHPVWHESETDVFPGDPH; from the coding sequence ATGAGGAAGTTCTCGTTCAAGCCCGCGCTGGTCGTGAAGGGTCGCAAGTTCAAGGGCCTGCGCGGCTACGCCGGCAAGCCGTTCCACCCGCCGCTCACCGACATCCCCGTGGCGGCGTACGTCTTCGCTGCGGCGTTCGACGTGCTGTCGGCGCTGCAGGACTCGGCATCGCTGCGCGAGGCGGGGACGTACGTCCTCGTCGGCGGCGCCGTCGTCAGCGTGCTGGCGATGCTCACCGGCTGGGCCGACTGGCACCGTTCGAGCCAGGTCGGCACCCAGGCGCGGCGGACCATCAACGCGCACGCGGTCCTCATGATCGGCGCGGCGGTCTTCGTGCTGGTGGACATCGCGGTGCGGCTGGGCGCGGACGGCGCCGCCACCGGAGCGATGGTGCTGCTCTCGGTGGCGGCGGCGTCGCTCACGTCCGTCGGGGCGACGTACGGCGGCTCCCTGGTCTTCGACTACGGCTTCAACGTCGAGACCTCAGGCGACCACCCGGTCTGGCACGAGTCCGAGACCGACGTGTTCCCCGGCGACCCGCACTAG